One Capsicum annuum cultivar UCD-10X-F1 chromosome 2, UCD10Xv1.1, whole genome shotgun sequence genomic window carries:
- the LOC107857832 gene encoding uncharacterized protein LOC107857832, which produces MGYNDVHGDFGFGDRNDDGASLFDFARSFGLVVVNSSFPKKEEHLITFCSRVSMTQIDFLLLRKGNRVLCKDCKVIQNENLMTQYRLLVMDFILKIVKKRKVGEGHSRVKWGDLTPTRALEIGAKEKYKVAKKEAKLVVTGAKSPAFERLYWGLEEIGMEKRLFRLAKSKKHKGWDLDRVKCIKGKDVRVLVEDVLILKRWHSYFHKILNDEVDRGIVLGELEDNEESHDFLYCEHFKVEEVCEAIRKMRRGRATGPNEILMDF; this is translated from the exons ATGGGATACAATGATGTTCATGGAGACTTTGGTTTTGGGGATAGGAATGACGATGGAGCTTCTCTTTTcgattttgcgaggtcctttgggttggtggtagttAATTCcagctttccgaagaaggaggaACATCTGATTACTTTCTGTAGTAGGGTTTCCatgacccagattgactttttgctgcttaggaagggcAATAGAGTTTTGTGCAAGGATTGTAAGGTCATTCAGAATGAGAATCTTATGACCCAATATAGACTTCTGGTGATGGATTTTATTTTGAAGATAGTCAAGAAGAGGAAAGTTGGGGAGGGTCATTCTAGAGTTAAGTGGGGTGACTTGACTCCTACAAGGGCTTTGGAGATAGGGGCAAA GGAGAAGTACAAGGTAGCtaagaaagaggctaagttagtagttaCGGGTGCTAAGTCACCAGCTTTTGAGAGACTGTATTGGGGATTAGAGGAGATAGGTATGGAAAAGAGGTTATTTAGGCTTGCCAAGTCTAAGAAGCATAAGGGATGGGATTTGGACcgagtgaagtgcattaaggggaagGATGTTAGAGTTTTAGTGGAGGACGTTCTAATTCTGAAAAGATGGCATTCGTATTTCCATAAGATCTTAAACGATGAAGTGGACCGAGGTATTGTGTTAGGAGAGCTAGAGGACAATGAGGAGTCTCATGATTTTTTATATTGTGAGCATTTTAAGGTGGAAGAAGTCtgtgaggctattcgcaagatgcggAGGGGCAGGGCTACGGGGCCTAATGAGATTTTGATGGATTTTTAG